The following are from one region of the Aspergillus luchuensis IFO 4308 DNA, chromosome 4, nearly complete sequence genome:
- a CDS encoding alpha/beta hydrolase (COG:S;~EggNog:ENOG410PWSY;~InterPro:IPR000073,IPR029058;~PFAM:PF12697,PF12146): MSQSKPSIVIVPGACALPELYDPVTTRIASQGYEIHTVRLPSVGPSDGPLPEPGTMYDDAAAIAREIERLVEQGKEVVVVAHSYGGTPASQSIQGLIKREGSKDAGGVVRLAYMTAVVPPEGRSTADVLGSLPMDISVDDQGWMSLVDTAAFAATAFSDMPLDEGKTWARQFTHHSAASLANTLTHAGYKNVPVAYLLCTDDLVISPDVQQKMIDTVASESGREADVTRIPTGHVPVASAPELVVDWILKIVGWEEK, from the coding sequence ATGTCTCAATCCAAGCCTTCAATCGTGATTGTCCCAGGAGCCTGCGCCCTACCTGAACTCTACGATCCGGTGACTACAAGAATCGCAAGCCAGGGCTACGAAATCCACACAGTTAGGCTACCCAGCGTGGGCCCCAGCGATGGTCCCCTCCCGGAGCCCGGCACCATGTATGACGATGCGGCAGCGATTGCGCGTGAGATTGAACGGCTAGTGGAACAAGGAAAGGAGGTCGTTGTGGTCGCGCACTCGTATGGTGGGACGCCCGCCAGCCAGAGCATACAGGGTCTGATCAAGAGGGAGGGCAGCAAGGACGCTGGTGGGGTGGTACGCCTGGCGTATATGACGGCGGTGGTGCCTCCCGAGGGCAGGTCGACCGCGGACGTATTGGGTAGTCTTCCTATGGACATCTCCGTCGATGACCAAGGATGGATGAGTCTTGTCGACACCGCGGCCTTCGCAGCCACAGCCTTCTCCGATATGCCCCTCGACGAGGGCAAGACATGGGCTCGACAGTTCACACACCATTCAGCAGCCAGCTTGGCTAATACCTTGACGCACGCCGGGTACAAGAACGTCCCTGTCGCGTATCTGCTGTGCACTGACGACTTGGTTATTTCGCCAGACgtgcagcagaagatgattgATACGGTTGCAAGTGAGAGTGGGCGGGAGGCGGACGTGACAAGAATCCCCACTGGCCATGTTCCCGTTGCAAGTGCTCCGGAACTCGTGGTGGATTGGATTCTGAAGATTGTAGGCTGGGAGGAGAAGTGA
- a CDS encoding PP2C family serine/threonine-protein phosphatase (COG:T;~EggNog:ENOG410PXR1;~InterPro:IPR036457,IPR015655,IPR001932,IPR000222;~PFAM:PF00481,PF13672;~go_function: GO:0004722 - protein serine/threonine phosphatase activity [Evidence IEA];~go_function: GO:0016791 - phosphatase activity [Evidence IEA];~go_function: GO:0043169 - cation binding [Evidence IEA];~go_process: GO:0006470 - protein dephosphorylation [Evidence IEA]), producing MADASNSTSIFTLQGAGASCVLGSNPIQEDRYTVLLPDEFSGHTDSLAFFAVYDGHASDKVAEHASKNIRRLLTKSRELRQGNYESAIEQAIQAEEKELLQGFWAGEELFAVAGSTAALVVVNLTRGILVVANLGDSHVLLGEDDGANHTSLKVERLTTSHKPEDAGESHRIESAGGTLNTESGVSRVEGLNVSRALGDLQYKMPLKDIGEQSLASGQEKACVEPTKRGDLVSSYPSLKRYTLQPDRRYFLALTTDGVTNTMDDETIMHQIAGSKQEGMDADRVAAKITEKASKEPNSENATCVTVFLDGHNVRNQE from the exons ATGGCAGATGCTTCAAATTCTACAAGCATCTTTACCCTTCAAGGCGCCGGGGCCAGTTGT GTCCTTGGATCCAATCCAATTCAAGAAGACAGGTATACCGTCCTCCTGCCTGACGAATTTTCGGGGCACACAGACAGTCTGGCTTTCTTTGCCGTATATGACGGACA TGCCTCAGATAAGGTTGCAGAACATGCAAGCAAGAATATCCGTCGGCTTCTGACTAAGAGTAGAGAGTTGAGACAGGGAAACTATGAATCAGCCATCGAACAAGCAATTCAagcagaggagaaggagcttCTGCAAGGGTTTTGGGCTGGCGAGGAATTATTCGCCGTAGCCGGATCGACTGCCGCCCTAGTTGTCGTGAATCTAACCAGGGGCATCTTAGTTGTCGCCAATCTGGGAGATTCGCACGTTTTGctgggagaggatgatggggcaAATCACACCTCGTTGAAAGTC GAGCGATTAACCACATCCCACAAGCCGGAAGATGCTGGGGAGAGTCATCGCATTGAGTCCGCTGGAGGGACTCTCAACACCGAGAGCGGTGTGTCACGAGTTG AGGGCTTAAATGTATCGAGGGCGCTGGGCGATTTACAATATAAAATGCCGCTAAAGGATATCGGGGAGCAGTCCCTGGCCAGCGGCCAGGAGAAAGCATGCGTCGAACCAACAAAGAGGGGAGATTTAGTCTCCAGTTACCCTTCTCTTAAACGATACACTCTGCAGCCGGATCGTCGGTACTTCTTGGCCCTGACCACAGACGGGGTTACCAATACAATGGATGACGAAACCATCATGCACCAGATCGCAGGGAGCAAGCAAGAGGGAATGGATGCTGACAGGGTAGCCGCGAAGATCACCGAGAAAGCTTCAAAGGAACCCAATAGTGAGAATGCCACCTGCGTCACTGTGTTCCTGGATGGGCATAATGTACGAAATCAAGAGTAA
- a CDS encoding class I SAM-dependent methyltransferase (COG:S;~EggNog:ENOG410Q21D;~InterPro:IPR019257,IPR017804,IPR017805;~PFAM:PF10017;~go_function: GO:0008168 - methyltransferase activity [Evidence IEA]) codes for MFESVVSPPQVRGRVPRVQTVARPAVATNIIDIRSDKAETQLRHSLEDSIHAACHGESAMPELLLWDEKGLRYFEDVTYAPSYYLTNEEIGLLEKHKYQIAEHIPSGSMLVELGSGNLRKVKILLDALDEMSREVDYFALDVSYQELHRTLSIVPPGTFRHVRCFGLLGTYDDGRDWMHLPEIRSRSKTILSLGSTLGSFQRPEAADFLASFVTPESNSSLLIGLDGCKDADRVRAAYNDPEGINRRFIKHGLERANEILGPDTFDLDKWAVIGRWDAAQGSHNQYYLPSEDVSLAGKTIPAGRRILAVKSHKYDADDRDALCRRAELAVGDAWASKNQYNILYLEKP; via the exons ATGTTCGAAAGTGTCGTGTCACCACCCCAGGTCCGGGGTCGAGTACCTCGGGTTCAGACAGTCGCAAGACCGGCCGTTGCGACCAATATCATCGATATCCGCAGTGATAAAGCAGAGACACAGCTACGTCATTCGCTCGAAGACTCCATCCATGCGGCCTGTCACGGGGAGTCTGCCATGCCGGAGCTTCTACTCTGGGATGAAAAGGGACTACGCTATTTTGAAGACGTGACTTATGCTCCATCCTACTACCTCACCAATGAAGAGATCGGCTTGCTCGAGAAGCATAAATACCAGATCGCAGAACACATTCCGTCTGGTAGTATGTTGGTCGAGCTAGGCAGCGG AAATCTCCGCAAGGTCAAGATCCTTCTAGATGCTCTGGATGAAATGAGTCGGGAAGTTGACTACTTCGCGTTGGATGTATCGTATCAAGAACTCCACCGGACTCTCAGCATCGTGCCCCCGGGGACATTCCGCCATGTCCGCTGCTTCGGGTTGCTGGGAACCTACGACGATGGTCGGGACTGGATGCATTTGCCCGAAATCCGTTCGCGATCCAAGACCATTCTCTCCTTGGGATCAACACTGGGCAGTTTCCAGCGGCCAGAAGCAGCCGACTTTTTGGCTAGCTTCGTCACCCCCGAAAGTAACTCGTCACTGCTCATTGGCTTGGACGGATGCAAAGACGCCGATCGCGTGCGGGCAGCTTATAACGATCCCGAGGGGATCAATCGGCGATTCATCAAGCACGGCCTTGAACGCGCCAACGAGATCCTAGGGCCGGATACCTTTGATCTCGACAAATGGGCTGTCATTGGCCGCTGGGATGCAGCGCAGGGAAGCCATAACCAGTACTATCTCCCTTCAGAAGACGTGTCTCTGGCGGGCAAGACCATTCCGGCGGGCCGGAGGATATTGGCAGTCAAGAGCCATAAGTACGATGCTGATGACAGGGATGCGTTGTGCCGGAGGGCAGAATTGGCTGTTGGTGATGCATGGGCATCCAAGAACCAATACA ATATACTGTATCTTGAGAAACCATAG
- a CDS encoding cation diffusion facilitator family transporter (COG:P;~EggNog:ENOG410PF7X;~InterPro:IPR002524,IPR036837,IPR027470,IPR027469;~PFAM:PF01545,PF16916;~TransMembrane:6 (i139-160o166-187i208-228o248-267i287-305o311-328i);~go_component: GO:0016021 - integral component of membrane [Evidence IEA];~go_function: GO:0008324 - cation transmembrane transporter activity [Evidence IEA];~go_process: GO:0006812 - cation transport [Evidence IEA];~go_process: GO:0055085 - transmembrane transport [Evidence IEA]), with translation MTDPPQTIPLHHLPSSISYNAATTTALESHLSTSDEESSPPPRYTRENDPFQLASKLKSPEEIARMQPQANISRKRHTSGCLPHSANPRNALASSLASKQLQTFYESQNENIQRMLKPVEEHVRDARETNSSNQLKYKIAVWGSFAANVILCVLQLYGAISSSSLSLYTTMADAVFDPLSNITLLVSNKAVNRVDPRKFPAGKARIETAGNICFCFLMTAVSFILIAFSIRELAEGSNSETGSFHLPSVVAVIVAFCTKFALFLYCFALKDQYSQVMILWEDHRNDLLINGFGILTSVGGGKLRWWIDPAGAIVLSVLVSCLWLFSAYREFQLLIGVTADTKMQQLITYISMTHSPLITAIDTVRAYTSGPRLLVEVDIVMDPNDSLRATHDVAEELQMKLESLPDVERAYVHVDYETTHKPEHFLKKEL, from the exons atgACCGATCCTCCTCAGACTatccctcttcaccacctcccctcGTCCATCTCCTACAAtgctgccaccaccacggccttGGAGTCTCACCTCAGCACGTCCGACGAGGAGTCTAGCCCACCTCCGCGTTACACCCGCGAGAATGACCCCTTCCAACTAGCCTCAAAACTGAAAAGTCCCGAAGAAATCGCCCGGATGCAACCCCAAGCCAATATTTCCCGCAAGCGTCACACATCCGGCTGCCTCCCCCACAGCGCCAATCCCCGCAATGCACTCGCTTCCTCCCTAGCCTCTAAACAACTGCAGACCTTCTACGAGTCCCAAAATGAGAACATTCAACGCATGCTCAAGCCCGTCGAAGAACACGTTCGCGATGCCCGTGAAACaaacagcagcaaccagcTCAAGTACAAAATCGCCGTCTGGGGCTCCTTCGCCGCCAATGTCATCCTCTGTGTTCTGCAACTTTACGGAGCCATTTCCTCCAGCTCCCTCTCCCTGTACacaaccatggccgacgccGTCTTCGACCCTCTCTCCAACATAACTCTCCTCGTTTCCAACAAGGCTGTCAACCGCGTCGATCCTCGTAAATTCCCCGCCGGAAAAGCTCGCATCGAAACAGCCGGCAACATCTGCTTCTGTTTCCTCATGACAGCCGTCTCTTTCATCCTCATTGCTTTCTCTATCCGCGAACTCGCCGAGGGATCCAACTCCGAGACGGGATCTTTCCACCTCCCTTCTGTTGTCGCCGTCATCGTCGCCTTTTGCACTAAATTCGCGCTCTTCCTGTACTGCTTCGCGCTAAAGGATCAGTATTCCCAGGTCATGATCCTCTGGGAAGACCACCGCAATGACCTCCTGATTAACGGATTTGGTATCCTTACCAGCGTAGGTGGTGGTAAACTGCGCTGGTGGATTGACCCCGCGGGAGCTATTGTCCTCTCCGTGCTTGTCAGTTGCTTGTGGCTGTTTAGCGCGTATCGCGAGTTCCAGTTGCTTATTGGTGTTACCGCCGATACTAAGATGCAACAGTTGATTACTTATATCT CAATGACCCACTCCCccctcatcaccgccatcgaTACCGTCCGTGCATACACCTCCGGCCCTCGATTGCTTGTGGAAGTTGACATCGTCATGGACCCGAACGATTCGCTGCGGGCTACACATGATGTCGCAGAAGAACTGCAAATGAAACTGGAGTCGTTGCCGGATGTGGAGCGGGCGTATGTACACGTGGATTATGAGACGACGCATAAGCCGGAACACTTCTTGAAGAAGGAGTTGTAA
- a CDS encoding uncharacterized protein (COG:S;~EggNog:ENOG410PSHX;~InterPro:IPR018392,IPR036779;~PFAM:PF01476;~SECRETED:SignalP(1-24);~TransMembrane:1 (n8-19c24/25o231-249i)) — MWSLSSQALMASAALLSLLPSTFATSAACNTTALNTTVGLYPITVENTTVFDVAKATNRGVCDIGRQNLMADVTIIPNVGQTLIIPAEVCEPDNETCLLPNITRTRTCIDGGPRLYYTVNGDTLDIVAKRLNITTESLMSDDTSFSADEVLAPGQYLKVPLCSPSECVIRPFTLEYGVYKDYADKYNTTVGQIMMLSPTYNYSTSPLTGAGRPSLDLPYRMFDSVKQHHCAVMSSVVLLILVIGHYVSVDVL; from the coding sequence ATGTGGTCTCTTTCTTCGCAGGCCCTCATGGCCAGTGCAGCCCTCCTGTCCTTACTGCCTTCAACCTTCGCGACTTCGGCAGCCTGCAATACCACCGCCCTCAACACCACTGTGGGATTATACCCTATTACCGTGGAAAATACCACAGTCTTCGATGTTGCCAAGGCCACTAACCGGGGCGTCTGCGACATCGGCCGTCAAAACCTTATGGCTGACGTGACGATCATCCCCAACGTCGGCCAGACTTTGATCATCCCCGCTGAGGTCTGCGAGCCCGATAATGAGACCTGCCTTCTCCCCAACATCACCCGCACCCGTACTTGCATCGACGGCGGTCCGCGTCTATACTATACCGTCAACGGGGATACCCTCGACATTGTCGCGAAACGACTGAACATCACGACTGAGTCGCTCATGAGTGACGATACCAGCTTCTCGGCTGATGAGGTGCTTGCTCCGGGTCAGTACCTCAAGGTGCCACTGTGTTCTCCAAGTGAGTGCGTGATTCGGCCGTTCACGTTGGAGTATGGTGTGTACAAGGACTATGCAGACAAGTACAACACCACTGTGGGCCAGATTATGATGCTCAGCCCAACCTACAACTACAGCACGTCGCCGCTGACTGGTGCTGGGCGTCCGTCATTGGATCTTCCGTACAGAATGTTCGACTCTGTCAAGCAACATCACTGTGCTGTCATGAGTTCTGTTGTACTATTGATACTAGTTATTGGCCATTATGTGTCTGTTGATGTACTTTAG
- the LIG4 gene encoding DNA ligase (ATP) DNL4 (COG:L;~EggNog:ENOG410PFMH;~InterPro:IPR012308,IPR012309,IPR036420,IPR029710, IPR036599,IPR001357,IPR000977,IPR016059,IPR012310, IPR012340,IPR044125;~PFAM:PF04675,PF16589,PF01068,PF00533,PF04679, PF09414;~go_function: GO:0003677 - DNA binding [Evidence IEA];~go_function: GO:0003909 - DNA ligase activity [Evidence IEA];~go_function: GO:0003910 - DNA ligase (ATP) activity [Evidence IEA];~go_function: GO:0005524 - ATP binding [Evidence IEA];~go_process: GO:0006281 - DNA repair [Evidence IEA];~go_process: GO:0006310 - DNA recombination [Evidence IEA];~go_process: GO:0051103 - DNA ligation involved in DNA repair [Evidence IEA];~go_process: GO:0071897 - DNA biosynthetic process [Evidence IEA]): MDEEEASNHEKSHSYSQPSQQDSNLDEKYPNRPHNHSQTLPFHELFETLFNPLSELSKKPTGSAVPRRKVGPHGQSAANLTPHEKRRDVIERFISRWRKEVGDDIYPAFRLILPDKDRDRAMYGIKEKAIGKLLVKIMKIDKNSEDGFNLLNWKLPGQLATSRFMAGDFARRCYDVISKRPMRTEVGNMSIEEVNDKLDQLSNASKEDQQLPILSEFYRRMNPEEMLWLIRIILRQMKVGATERTLFNVWHPDAANLYSISSSLRRVCWELHDPNIRLGAENSGISLMQCFQPQLAQFQMQSFDRMIARMRGTEEDPVFWIEEKLDGERMQLHMQSDSSVPGGRRFRFWSRKAKDYTYLYGKSLEDPNGALARHLKDAFADGVNSLILDGEMIAWNPEQGAPEPFGTLKTAALAEQRNPFSNGSRPLFRVFDLLFLNGHDLTRYTLRDRRNALQKSVKSVHRRFEVHPYEEAIDKTQIEAALRRVVAEASEGLVLKNPRSPYRLNERHDDWMKVKPEYMTEFGESLDLIVIGGYYGSGHRGGGLASFLCGLRVDNASSSQGNTSTKCYSFCKVGGGFTAADYANIRHHTDGKWMDWNPKNPPTAYIELAGGNAQHERPDQWIKPEDSVVLCVKAASVSISDQFRVGLTLRFPRFKRLRMDKDWKSALSMQEFLDLKSNVEQEQKEKEFSVENFRKKRVKRPKKELTVAGYSPSAEVKYEGPSGHIFDGFNFFILTDSVAPIKKSKAELEQLVKLNGGKIYQTNKAAPNTVCIADRRTVKAASLQKNGDVSIIRPSWILDCVRQNEIDAGLPDLLLPLEPRHMFFTTPSKEEEVLTSVDQFNDSYARDVTREELVSLLDKMSADKGSSDVPPRGEATKKLREVIQERVDAGWDLPCGWLFQNLTFFFPDQTTQVPDAGNSEHPCCGYRLSLARNTARFAGATVVNDCEDPSITHVVVDPDTPSTEIATLRKTLSARADQKLPHIVTTEWIKESWEQQSLLDEDRYHPRPA; encoded by the coding sequence atggatgaggaagaggctaGCAATCATGAAAAATCCCACTCCTACAGTCAACCCTCACAACAAGACTCAAACCTGGACGAGAAATACCCAAACCGTCCTCACAACCACTCCCAGACATTGCCATTTCACGAGCTCTTTGAGACCCTGTTTAATCCTTTGAGTGAGCTCTCCAAGAAGCCCACAGGATCTGCCGTTCCTCGGCGAAAAGTCGGGCCTCATGGCCAGTCGGCAGCAAACCTTACTCCACACGAAAAACGACGGGATGTCATTGAGCGGTTCATTTCACGATGGCGGAAAGAAGTGGGCGATGATATCTATCCTGCCTTCCGGCTCATTCTTCCGGACAAAGACCGTGACCGCGCCATGTACGGTATCAAAGAAAAGGCCATCGGTAAGTTACTGGTCAAAATCATGAAGATCGACAAGAACTCCGAGGACGGCTTCAATCTTTTGAACTGGAAGCTGCCAGGGCAATTGGCTACCTCGCGCTTTATGGCGGGGGACTTTGCCAGACGCTGCTACGATGTTATCTCAAAACGGCCTATGAGGACGGAGGTGGGCAATATGTCGATCGAGGAGGTGAACGACAAGCTCGACCAGCTTTCAAATGCCTCCAAGGAGGACCAACAGCTGCCCATCCTGTCAGAGTTCTACCGAAGAATGAACCCCGAGGAGATGCTGTGGCTGATCCGCATTATTCTTCGGCAAATGAAAGTCGGGGCTACAGAGCGAACGTTATTCAATGTATGGCACCCAGATGCTGCAAATCTCTATAGCATATCCAGTAGTCTTCGACGTGTTTGCTGGGAGCTGCATGATCCAAACATCCGACTGGGGGCTGAAAACAGTGGCATTTCTCTGATGCAATGCTTTCAGCCCCAACTAGCTCAGTTTCAAATGCAGTCCTTTGATCGAATGATTGCCCGGATGCGGGGTACAGAAGAAGACCCTGTATTCTGGATTGAGGAGAAACTCGACGGGGAGCGTATGCAGCTTCATATGCAGTCTGACAGCTCGGTgccaggaggaaggaggttTCGCTTCTGGTCGAGGAAAGCGAAAGATTACACCTACCTCTATGGAAAGAGCCTCGAGGACCCCAATGGTGCCTTGGCCAGACATCTCAAAGACGCCTTTGCAGACGGTGTCAACAGTTTGATTCTGGACGGTGAAATGATTGCTTGGAATCCTGAGCAGGGCGCCCCTGAACCATTTGGCACATTGAAGACCGCCGCATTAGCCGAACAGAGAAACCCGTTCTCGAATGGGTCACGGCCGCTTTTTCGTGTTTTTGATCTACTCTTCTTGAACGGGCACGATCTGACCAGGTACACTCTTCGCGATCGTCGAAATGCTCTGCAGAAAAGTGTAAAGTCGGTCCACCGTCGGTTCGAAGTCCATCCTTACGAGGAAGCTATAGATAAGACCCAGATTGAAGCGGCGCTTCGAAGAGTTGTTGCGGAGGCTTCAGAGGGACTAGTGCTCAAAAACCCGAGATCCCCCTATCGCCTCAATGAACGACATGACGACTGGATGAAAGTGAAGCCTGAATACATGACAGAGTTTGGGGAGTCCCTGGATCTGATAGTTATAGGCGGCTACTATGGCAGTGGTCACCGAGGAGGGGGTCTTGCAAGTTTTCTGTGTGGATTGAGGGTCGATAATGCTAGCTCTTCGCAAGGGAACACGTCCACCAAATGCTATTCTTTCTGCAAGGTCGGGGGAGGCTTTACGGCAGCAGACTATGCAAACATCCGTCATCATACTGATGGCAAATGGATGGACTGGAACCCCAAAAATCCGCCAACGGCATACATTGAGCTGGCGGGTGGCAATGCACAGCACGAGCGTCCAGATCAGTGGATCAAACCAGAGGATTCGGTGGTCCTCTGTGTTAAAGCAGCATCAGTATCGATCAGTGACCAATTTCGGGTCGGTCTGACATTGCGCTTTCCGCGGTTTAAGAGGTTACGCATGGATAAGGACTGGAAGAGCGCGCTTTCCATGCAAGAGTTCCTGGATCTGAAGTCAAACGTGGAGCAAGAGCaaaaggagaaggaattCAGTGTTGAGAACTTCCGCAAAAAACGGGTGAAGCGACCAAAGAAAGAATTGACGGTTGCAGGATACAGCCCTAGTGCGGAGGTGAAGTATGAAGGGCCGTCAGGGCATATTTTCGACGGGTTCaacttctttattttaaccGACTCGGTAGCCCCAATCAAGAAATCGAAGGCGGAGTTGGAACAACTTGTCAAATTGAATGGAGGCAAGATATATCAGACAAACAAGGCCGCTCCCAACACCGTATGTATCGCGGACCGAAGAACTGTGAAGGCAGCTTCTCTGCAAAAGAATGGCGATGTGAGCATCATCCGACCATCTTGGATCTTAGACTGTGTGAGGCAGAATGAGATTGATGCGGGCCTGCCAGActtgcttcttcccctgGAACCTCGGCACATGTTTTTCACTACGCCCAgtaaggaggaggaggtattGACGAGTGTCGACCAATTTAATGACAGCTACGCTCGGGATGTCACCAGGGAAGAGCTGGTCAGTTTGCTTGATAAGATGAGCGCGGACAAGGGTAGTTCCGATGTGCCCCCGAGAGGCGAAGCTACCAAGAAGCTTAGAGAAGTTATCCAAGAGAGAGTGGACGCAGGATGGGATCTCCCATGCGGGTGGCTTTTTCAAAACTTGACGTTCTTCTTTCCCGACCAGACAACGCAGGTTCCAGACGCCGGGAATTCGGAACATCCCTGCTGCGGCTATCGACTATCTTTGGCTCGAAATACAGCCAGATTTGCAGGTGCCACTGTTGTCAATGATTGTGAGGacccctccatcacccatgTGGTTGTAGATCCGGATACACCATCCACAGAGATCGCCACGCTAAGGAAGACTTTGTCTGCCCGAGCAGATCAGAAGCTCCCTCACATAGTTACCACGGAGTGGATCAAGGAAAGCTGGGAGCAGCAGTCACTGCTCGATGAAGATAGGTATCATCCAAGGCCTGCTTGA